In Gossypium raimondii isolate GPD5lz chromosome 12, ASM2569854v1, whole genome shotgun sequence, a single window of DNA contains:
- the LOC105761889 gene encoding LOW QUALITY PROTEIN: uncharacterized protein LOC105761889 (The sequence of the model RefSeq protein was modified relative to this genomic sequence to represent the inferred CDS: inserted 3 bases in 2 codons; substituted 3 bases at 3 genomic stop codons), which yields MDAELNERMEKMERTQRELQEQLAKSQQEARDLMVRSREESLEQREQMAKMMEMMTALVKGKRPMQSPDVVEPPQSRANQDPLYSPGFTPPHVHAMQRGYPQREPTGLEQHPTPSAHLGQGMFVSNPGANPSDPIVPDLDDPVEVARLRIDDNNAQDKYRILEERIKAVEGAEVFSALSAKELNLVPDLILPPKFKAPDFEKYDGTRCLKAHLIMFCRKMTGYMNDDKLLVHCFQDSLVGSALRWYNQLSRERIRSWKDLASAFCEQYRHVSVMVPDRLTLQMMEKKPTETFRQYAQRWRDISAQVEPPLTKTEITILFINTLKAPFYDKLVGSATKDFANIVISGELIENAVKSGRIESSESPYYQAPSPYPVYAMNNQRPFTVFPPNIVPTQSQPKNEQRPTRPNLERPQFTPIPVSYEELYPKLLEKQLISPHYMAPLKPPYPKCNVTGNPLPNHTGGNVNAVTNEDNCKILKEESTKDQSFYDFHGVQGYDIQSCKEFGKLLQDMMDNKEVKVFDRVEGTEEGEICASDNQLMAFPYSVDRPLVIYYEAKKEEVSREVKPSLIIEVPAPFPYKDNKAVPWKYDVNIIVPEGEKSKVVSEGVSGVGHFTRSGRCYSPETVEPKKKVAGPSQKGKAPMYEAEDDEEACEFLKFIKHSEYSVVEQLNXISVLSLLLNSEPHRNALLKVLNQAYVANNVSVEKFDRWANNLNADNFISFSDDEIPPNGRGSIKALHITTNCKGYILPNVFIDNGSALNVMPLATLSRMPVDMSYLRHCHSIVRAFDGTRXEVMGKIEIPLKVGPCAYDIEFQVMDITPSYNCLLGRPWIHSAGXVPSSLHQKVKFIMDSRLITVGGEEDIVASISTDAPYIEISEDAVECSFRSLEFINAAFVAEGNKIPIPKLSRNTKIGIKLTVGQRARARKSLGKYQQGMGLQNLSLNAIDNENDEIKNASMIGPCPPGYVLNNWTAVDLIVVFKSPSECLDINGMNNPVMNPEINFEKAVCLGEFEADENAEDCVSSPDLLRMVEQEEKQILPHQESVEVVNLGNEEEKQEVKIGTSTLENTRRNLIALLHEYKDVFAWSYQDMPGLNTDIVVHKLPLKPECKPVQQKLRRMRPEMLLKIKEEVKKQFDAGFLQVSKYPEWVANIVPVPKKDGKVRMCVDYRDLNQASPKDNFPLPHIDSLVDNTAKHSLFSFMGDFSGYNQIKMAPEDMEKTAFITIWGTFCYKVMPFGLKNAGATYQRAMVTLFHDMMHKEIEVYVDDMIAKSREERERVGSLRKLFERLKKFQLKLNPAKCTFGATSGKLLGFIVSERGIEVDLDKIKAIQELPPPRTQKEVRGLLGRLNYIARFIAQLTNQCDLIFRLLRKHNPGEWNEECQVAFDKIKRYLSNPPVLVPLTPGKPLILXLTVFENSMGCVLGQHDESGKREKVIYYLSKKFTEYKAKYPSIENFCYALIWTVRRLRQYMLYHTTWLISKLDPIKYMMESPALSGRMARWQILLTEYDIVYVSQKSIKGSAIADFLPSRTTEEYEPLRFDFPDEDLMCISEKEGKSSKGKSWKMSFDGASNALEHGIGAVLVSPEGVHYPLTARLDFFCTNNIAEYEACIMGLREAIKKKIKILEVHGDSSLVIYQIRGDWEVRDSKLIKYHDLVAKLVKEFKEVTFNYFPREENQLADALATLASMFKANRETEIMSIQMSIYETPAHCFSIEEESDGQPWFHDILEYIKNQRYPEQANENDKRTIRKLAIGFVLDGDILYKRGKDQVLLRCVNAVEARKILEEVHEGICGTHASGFTMARQIMRLGYYWLTMEKDCFGYARKCHKCQIYGDKIHAAPSPLHVMTSPWPFSMWDMDVIGPISLKASNGHRFIFVVIDYFTKWVEATSFANVTKAAVCRFFKKEIICRYGLPERIISDNALNLNNKMMKEVCEQFXINHHNSSPYCPKMNGAVEAANKNIKRIIGKMTETYKDWHEKLPFALHAYRTSVRTSTGVTPFSLVYGMEAILPIEVEIPSLRVLIETKLEESEWVRARYDQLNLIEGKRLKAICHGQMYQKRMITAHDKMVRPREFREGELVLRNILSIQKDFRGKWSPNWEGPYVVKKAFSGGALILTEMDGKELLNPVNSDAVKKYYA from the exons ATGGATGCCGAACTCAATGAAAGGATGGAAAAGATGGAAAGAACCCAAAGAGAGTTACAGGAGCAACTGGCCAAGTCGCAGCAAGAGGCAAGAGATTTGATGGTGAGGTCTCGAGAGGAATCGCTCGAGCAAAGGgaacaaatggccaaaatgatggaaatgatgACGGCCTTGGTCAAAGGAAAGAGACCTATGCAGAGCCCTGATGTCGTAGAACCGCCTCAGTCAAGAGCTAATCAAGACCCACTTTATTCCCCGGGATTTACTCCACCTCATGTCCACGCAATGCAACGAGGATACCCCCAAAGGGAACCTACAGGCCTGGAACAACATCCTACTCCATCTGCTCATTTAGGACAAGGAATGTTTGTATCGAACCCTGGGGCTAATCCTTCAGATCCAATTGTTCCAGACCTAGATGATCCTGTAGAAGTAGCAAGGTTGAGAATTGATGACAATAACGCTCAGGATAAGTATAGGATCTTGGAAGAGAGGATCAAGGCAGTAGAAGGCGCTGAAGTTTTCTCTGCTTTGAGTGCCAAAGAGCTCAATTTGGTACCTGATTTGATTCTACCCCCAAAATTCAAGGCACCTGATTTTGAGAAGTATGATGGAACAAGATGTCTAAAGGCGCATCTTATCATGTTTTGCCGAAAGATGACTGGCTACATGAACGATGATAAGTTATTGGTACACTGCTTTCAAGATAGTTTAGTGGGCTCAGCCCTTCGATGGTATAATCAGCTTAGCAGAGAGAGAATCCGATCATGGAAAGATTTGGCGTCAGCATTCTGTGAGCAATATAGGCATGTATCGGTTATGGTGCCTGATCGATTAACTTTACAAATGATGGAAAAGAAGCCGACAGAGACTTTTCGGCAATatgcacaaagatggagggataTCTCTGCTCAAGTGGAGCCTCCGTTAACTAAGACAGAGATAACGATCCTCTTTATTAATACTCTAAAAGCACCGTTTTACGACAAATTggtaggaagtgccacaaaggACTTTGCGAATATTGTAATATCTGGGGAGCTTATTGAAAACGCCGTCAAGAGTGGGAGAATAGAAAGCTCTGAGA GTCCTTACTATCAAGCACCTTCGCCTTACCCCGTTTATGCTATGAATAACCAAAGACCATTCACCGTGTTCCCACCAAACATCGTGCCTACACAAAGCCAACCGAAAAATGAACAAAGACCAACAAGACCCAATCTTGAAAGGCCTCAGTTTACTCCAATTCCTGTATCATACGAAGAATTATACCCGAAGCTGTTGGAAAAACAGTTAATATCCCCACATTACATGGCGCCCCTGAAGCCTCCATATCCGAAGTG CAATGTGACGGGGAATCCTCTTCCTAATCATACTGGCGGAAATGTAAATGCGGTAACAAACGAAGACAATTG TAAGATTCTCAAAGAAGAAAGTACAAAAGACCAAAGTTTCTATGATTTTCATGGCGTCCAAGGGTATGACATCCAATCTTGTAAGGAATTTGGGAAATTACTTCAGGacatgatggataacaaagaggTCAAGGTCTTTGATAGGGTGGAGGGGACCGAAGAAGGAGAAATATGTGCCTCTGATAATCAATTGATGGCTTTCCCTTATAGCGTCGATAGACCTTTGGTGATTTATTACGAGGCAAAGAAGGAAGAGGTTAGTCGAGAAGTTAAACCAAGTTTGATAATCGAAGTACCTGCTCCTTTCCCTTACAAGGACAACAAGGCAGTGCCGTGGAAGTATGATGTTAATATCATTGTACCTGAGGGTGAAAAGTCCAAGGTTGTGAGTGAAGGTGTTAGCGGAGTAGGACATTTTACTCGTAGCGGAAGATGTTATTCTCCCGAGACGGTTGAGCCAAAGAAGAAGGTTGCTGGTCCGAGCCAAAAAGGAAAAGCACCAATGTATGAGGCTGAGGATGAT GAGGAAGCATGTGAGTTCTTAAAGTTCATTAAGCACAGTGAATATAGCGTTGTAGAACAATTAAA AATCTCGGTACTGTCTCTATTGTTGAATTCGGAGCCACATCGGAATGCCttgttaaaagtgttaaatcAAGCTTATGTGGCGAACAATGTATCTGTGGAAAAGTTTGATAGGTGGGCAAATAATCTAAATGCAGATAATTTCATCTCCTTTAGTGACGACGAAATACCGCCAAATGGAAGAGGCTCCATAAAAGCATTGCACATCACAACCAATTGCAAAGGTTACATATTACCAAATGTGTTCATCGACAATGGATCTGCACTCAATGTTATGCCTTTGGCCACGCTTTCTAGGATGCCGGTTGATATGTCCTATCTGAGGCATTGTCATTctatagtaagggcatttgatgggaCACGGTGAGAGGTCATGGGAAAGATCGAAATTCCTTTAAAAGTGGGGCCATGTGCATACGATATTGAGTTTCAGGTCATGGACATCACGCCTTCATACAATTGCCTGTTAGGAAGAccttggatccattctgctg CAGTTCCTTCATCTCTCCATCAGAAAGTAAAGTTCATCATGGATAGTCGTTTGATTACTGTTGGTGGCGAGGAAGACATCGTCGCATCTATCTCTACTGATGCACCCTACATCGAAATAAGCGAAGATGCTGTAGAATGTTCTTTTCGCTCCTTGGAATTTATCAATGCTGCATTTGTTGCTGAAGGGAATAAGATCCCCATTCCCAAACTGTCGAGGAATACCAAGATTGGAATTAAGCTGACTGTGGGACAAAGAGCTCGAGCAAGGAAAAGTTTGGGAAAATATCAACAAGGGATG ggTCTTCAGAATCTCAGTCTAAATGCTATTGACAAtgagaatgatgaaattaagaaCGCTTCGATGATAGGCCCTTGTCCTCCAGGATATGTTTTGAACAACTGGACTGCTGTGGACCTCATTGTAGTTTTTAAGTCTCCTTCAGA GTGCTTAGATATCAATGGCATGAATAATCCCGTTATGAATCCTGAAATCAATTTTGAGAAGGCTGTTTGTTTAGGAGAATTCGAAGCCGACGAAAATGCTGAAGATTGTGTCTCGTCTCCTGACTTACTGAGAATGGTGGAACAAGAGGAGAAACAGATCCTTCCCCATCAAGAATCTGTTGAGGTAGTGAACTTGGGGAATGAAGAAGAGAAACAAGAAGTGAAGATTGGGACTTCCACTTTAGAAAACACCAGGCGTAATTTGATCGCCTTGCTCCATGAGTACAAGGATGTGTTTGCCTGGTCTTATCAGGATATGCCAGGGTTGAACACAGATATTGTGGTCCATAAGCTCCCACTGAAACCAGAATGTAAGCCCGTTCAGCAGAAATTAAGAAGGATGAGACCCGAAATGCtgttaaagataaaagaagaagtcaagaaacaatttgacGCTGGCTTCCTACAAGTTTCAAAGTATCCAGAATGGGTAGCTAATATAGTCCCAGTGCCAAAAAAGGATGGCAAGGtgcgaatgtgcgtggattatcGTGATCTGAATCAAGCAAGCCCTAAGGATAACTTTCCTTTACCGCACATCGACAGtttggtggataatacggcAAAGCATTCTTTGTTTTCATTCATGGGTGACTTCTCAggttataatcagataaagatggctCCCGAGGACATGGAGAAAACTGCATTCATAACAATATGGGGAACCTTCTGCTATAAAgtaatgccattcggattaaagaatgctggggcaacatatcagagagctaTGGTGACgttgtttcatgatatgatgcacaaagaaatagaagtttatgtcgatgatatgattgccaaatctcgGGAAGAAAGAGAGCGTGTTGGGAGTCTTAGGAAGCTGTTTGAAAGATTAAAGAAGTTCCAGTTGAAGCTTAACCCGGCCAAATGTACGTTTGGGGCTACCTCAGGAAAACTGCTAGGTTTCATTGTTAGTGAAAGAGGTATCGAGGTTGATCTAGATAAGATAAAAGCTATACAAGAATTGCCTCCCCCGCGCACACAAAAGGAAGTCAGGGGATTGTTAGGAaggttgaattacattgctcgattcattGCCCAACTTACGAATCAGTGTGATCTAATTTTTCGACTCCTTCGAAAGCATAACCCGGGAGAATGGAACGAGGAGTGCCAAGTGGCATTCGATAAGATAAAACGGTATTTGTCTAATCCTCCTGTGCTAGTACCGCTGACCCCTGGAAAACCATTAATATTGTAATTGACCGTGTTTGAGAACTCAATGGGTTGCGTACTGGGACAACATGACGagtcggggaaaagagaaaaggtaATTTATTACCTCAGCAAGAAGTTCACAGAGTATAAAGCGAAATACCcttcaattgaaaatttttgttatgcATTAATTTGGACGGTTCGAAGGCTCAGACAATACATGTTATATCATACgacatggttaatttcaaaattggacccaataaagtacatgatggagtcacCTGCACTCTCAGGGAGGATGGCACGATGGCAGATCCTATTGACTGAGTATGACATTGTATATGTGAGCCAAAAGTCGATAAAGGGAAGCGCAATAGCTGATTTCTTGCCAAGTCGAACAACGGAGGAATACGAGCCTTTGAGATTTGATTTCCcagatgaagatttgatgtgcATTTCAGAAAAAGAGGGCAAGTCATCAAAAGGAAAGTCATGGAAGATGAGCTTTGATGGTGCATCAAATGCATTGGAGCATGGGATCGGAGCAGTCTTAGTGTCACCTGAAGGGGTCCATTACCCACTCACTGCCAGATTGGATTTCTTCTGTACCAATAATATAGCGGAGTacgaagcttgcatcatggggcTTCGTGAAGCTATCAAGAAGAAGATCAAAATCTTAGAGGTACACGGGGACTCATCGTTAGTCATTTATCAAATTCGTGGAGATTGGGAAGTGAGGGATTCGAAATTAATCAAGTACCACGATCTCGTTGCGAAATTGGTCAAAGAATTCAAGGAAGTGACTTTTAACTACTTTCCACGAGAGGAGAACCAACTGGCTGATGCCCTAGCCACTTTGGCTTCGATGTTCAAAGCAAACAGGGAAACTGAGATAATGTCCATCCAAATGAGTATATATGAGACCCCCGCGCATTGCTTTAGCATTGAGGAGGAGTCAGATGGACAACCATGGTTCCATGATATCTTGGAGTATATCAAGAATCAAAGGTACCCCGAGCAAGCAAAtgagaatgacaaaagaacaatcAGGAAATTGGCGATTGGATTTGTTCTTGACGGAGATAttctatacaaaaggggaaaagatCAAGTGCTCTTGAGGTGCGTAAACGCTGTTGAAGCCAGAAAGATACTAGAAGAGgttcatgaaggaatttgtggaacACATGCTAGTGGTTTCACCATGGCCAGGCAGATCATGAGACTTGGTTATTATTGGCTGACGATGGAAAAGGATTGCTTTGGCTACGCACGAAAATGccacaaatgtcaaatttatggcgaTAAAATTCATGCAGCTCCGTCGccccttcatgtcatgacttctccgtggCCTTTTTCTATGTGGGACATGGATGTTATAGGGCCAATTTCCCTGAAAGCTTCCAATgggcatcgattcatctttgtggttatagactacttcacaaaatgggtagaagctacTTCGTTTGCTAATGTGACAAAGGCTGCAGTCTGTAggttttttaaaaaggaaattatatgtcgatatggtctgcctgaaagaatcatttcagataatgctttaaatttgaacaacaagatgatgaaagaagtaTGTGAGCAATTCTAGATAAAccatcataattcttcacccTACTGCCCGAAGATGAACGGAGCAGTAGAAGCCGCTAATAAGAACATCAAGAGGATTATcgggaagatgactgagacataTAAGGACTGGCACGAGAAGCTACCATTTGCTTTGCACGCATATCGTACCTCGGTACGGACGTCTACGGGGGTAACTCCTTTTTCCTTGGTCTACGGGATGGAAGCCATTTTGCCTATTGAAGTAGAGATCCCGTCCTTGCGAGTCTTGATAGAGACAAAACTAGAAGAATCAGAGTGGGTTCGAGCTCGATATGATCAGCTAAATCTTATTGAGGGAAAACGCTTGAAGGCAATTTGTCACGGACAGATGTACCAGAAGAGAATGATTACGGCCCATGATAAAATGGTGCGGCCAAGAGAATTCCGCGAAGGGGAACTGGTACTAAGAAACATCCTCTCAATACAAAAAGACTTTCGAGGAAAATGGTCACCAAATTGGGAAGGGCCATACGTTGTAAAAAAGGCATTCTCAGGAGGGGCTCTGATTCTCACTGAGATGGACGGAAAAGAATTACTTAATCCAGTGAACTCAGATgctgtgaagaaatattatgcctaa
- the LOC105762701 gene encoding LOW QUALITY PROTEIN: exopolygalacturonase-like (The sequence of the model RefSeq protein was modified relative to this genomic sequence to represent the inferred CDS: inserted 1 base in 1 codon) encodes MSLEIPFKLLLPFSSFSFTGVPAGATTAGLGSQHGQLLPYNNQRTSHFFNVKTFGAQADGLTDDTKAFLSAWNKACQATGEVDIMIPKGTYLVGPLKFAGPCENVSKIVVHMKGYLKATTNLFKYGDGAGWVEFRWIEGLTLTGGGTFDGQGAKAWPYNSCSTDFNCKLLPTNVKFLAMNRTIVRGITSVNSKFFHMALVECKNFKGSKIKISAPADSPNTDGIHIQRSSGVYFSRSLIGTGDDCISIGQGXSQVTITSISCGPGHGISVGSLGRYKDEGDVSGLVVRDCTMIGTSNGIRIKTWANSPGRSEATNMTFENINMENVTNPIIIDQSYCPFASCTPMGPSQVKLSDIYFKKIKGTSLSAVAVALECSKGIPCQDIYLEDVHLELATGEKQVTSTCKNVRAKYIGTQIPPPCA; translated from the exons ATGAGCCTTGAAATCCCCTTCAAATTACTCTTGCCCTTTTCCTCCTTTAGCTTCACTGGTGTTCCTGCAGGAGCAACAACAGCAGGTTTAGGATCTCAACATGGCCAACTGCTACCATATAACAACCAAAGGACCTCTCATTTCTTTAATGTCAAGACATTTGGTGCTCAAGCCGATGGACTCACTGATGATACCAAA GCCTTCCTATCAGCATGGAACAAAGCATGTCAGGCTACTGGTGAGGTAGACATTATGATTCCTAAAGGCACATATTTGGTTGGTCCACTTAAATTTGCAGGCCCCTGCGAAAATGTGTCTAAAATAGTAGTCCATATGAAG GGTTATCTCAAGGCAACAACAAACTTGTTTAAATACGGAGATGGTGCTGGTTGGGTTGAATTTCGATGGATAGAAGGGCTAACCTTGACTGGAGGAGGGACCTTTGATGGTCAGGGTGCCAAAGCTTGGCCTTACAATAGCTGCTCCACAGACTTCAATTGCAAACTTCTTCCAACT AATGTGAAGTTTTTGGCGATGAATCGGACAATTGTAAGAGGCATAACATCAGTAAACAGCAAGTTCTTCCATATGGCTCTTGTCGAATGCAAGAACTTCAAGGGCAGCAAAATCAAGATTTCAGCACCAGCAGATAGCCCTAACACTGATGGTATCCACATTCAGCGGAGCTCCGGTGTCTACTTTTCGCGATCACTTATAGGTACAGGTGATGATTGCATCTCAATAGGTCAAG ATTCTCAAGTCACCATAACAAGCATCAGCTGCGGACCGGGTCATGGCATCAG CGTCGGAAGTCTCGGAAGATACAAGGATGAAGGTGATGTAAGTGGTTTGGTGGTTAGAGATTGCACCATGATAGGGACCTCAAATGGCATTAGGATCAAAACATGGGCCAACTCGCCTGGCAGAAGTGAAGCAACCAACATGACATTCGAAAACATTAACATGGAAAACGTGACCAATCCAATTATTATCGATCAATCATATTGTCCATTTGCATCTTGCACACCAATG GGACCATCTCAAGTGAAACTGAGTGACatttatttcaagaaaataaaggGAACGTCGTTATCTGCAGTGGCAGTAGCACTAGAATGTAGCAAAGGGATTCCTTGCCAGGATATTTACCTTGAAGATGTTCACTTGGAGCTGGCAACTGGGGAGAAACAAGTCACTTCCACTTGTAAAAATGTTAGGGCTAAATACATTGGCACCCAAATCCCACCACCATGTGCTTAG